Below is a window of Garra rufa chromosome 24, GarRuf1.0, whole genome shotgun sequence DNA.
CAGCCctgttttttcttattttattaataaaaataaatgacttaaatacaaattattttaacCACCTTAAATTTTAAACTGTGGCAGTTTTGAACATGAAGAGAACTGACAATATTCAAAAGAAAAAATGCATTGGACATGCAACATGAACTATACACAGCAACAGTTAAACTTGCATAAAAAAGCAGGGGGAGGAGGCTCTTAAAAAGTCTTTTCACTTTGACTCGTGTGACACAGATCCATTAATGTGAACTCCGCAGCTGCTGCAGCCTGTGTTTTAACAGTTCACTCTTTCGCCTCAGCTGTTCTTTGATGGACAGCAGCCTTTGCTCATCCAACTGCATGCTGTGGATGCACTCTGTCGCCTTCTTTAGAATTACCACCTTAGCGGCTTTCTCGTTATTTGCAACCTCAGGGATCTCATCCCGTAGTGCGAAAAAGCTGAGTTTGAGTTCGTTTCTGCGTTGGCGCTCCAGCACATTGTGAGTCCTGCGTTTGTCATTGTCCTCAGAATCCGATGTCCGGGGGCTCGTACACTTACGTTGCTTCCCATgcctgttgctgctgctgctgttgttgctgctgctggcCTCCAGTCGTAGCCTCTTGACAGCCGGCTGGTCGTGCCGTGTGGAGGGGTGGGCTGCGTAGTTGTGCTGGTGGGTGGAGACGTGACAGCGCTTCAACACTAGGGGACTGGGGTACCTCGATTCCGACACCTCTGCCTCGTTTCTTTTCTGTCGCTTTTCCACAGTCACCACAtcaatttcttcctcttcttcttcctcctcttcttcttcttcctcttcttcttcttcctcctcctcttcttcatcTTCTGCAATTGAAATACACAAAGAAAATTAATAACTTATACAAAACATCAGTTCATTTAATACCTCATACTACAGCGCAATGGGAATTTAATGGAATTTGGCTTTCAAAGGGTGGGGTGGGGGAATCTCTGCATTCCAGTCCCCGCCCACTTTCCTCATCAGCTGATATTTGAACATTGCAGTCTTTCCTACAGATCTGACTTAGGTCTACCAGAGGGGAGGTGGAGGGATCTTATGCAACTACCACTTGCACCGATCATTGCATCAAGGGTATGAGGATAAACCTCAGCGGTGACATGTAAAGGTCACTTAAAAAATGCAAGCACTTGTGCATGCAGTAACTAGATAATTGAGGATTACACATGtcataaatgacaaaataatgcTTAACATACCAGAATCGCTGCCACTGCTGCTGGAGCTGTTAGGTGGAGTGTCCAGGACAAGCATGGGTTCCGATGGAGCAACCTTGCTGGATTTGCTGGACTCTGTGAGGGGATATGGAAAAACCACAGAGGGGTCGATGCATTCTGATGCAGAGGTGCTCAGATCCTGCAAATAACTTGCATTAAGTCGATTTGAGCTGCTGTCAGATATGAGTTCCTTCCTAGCAGCGTGCAAGGTCGCCAGTCTCTCAGAAACCACTTTCTCCAACTTGGCAGCGGCAGAAAAGCCGCTCCACATGCAGTCCTGGATGATGATGGACTTGATGAAGGACTGGGAGTAGTCCGCGTCGCAAATGAAGCTCTGGTTGACCACGTCGTCTCCCAGGAACTCGCTGACCATCTCCAGCTGTTCGGCGGTGGAGAGCGACTGTCTCCGGCTGGGAGAGAGGGGCGGTGTGGGCAGCAGCTCGAATTTCTTCCAAATGTCCTCGCTGGGAGCTGGAGGTTGAGTCTGTCCTTGCTGATGGTGATAAAAATCCTCATCGTCGTTGTCGAAATAGAAATAGGGTTGGATGGAGTCGTAGTCGTAATCGTAGTTTTTATACGCCAAACTCGCACTCACCGGCATTTTGACACTAGTGAAAAAAATACAAACTGGCATTATTATATTGCATATGCAACGTCTAACTGAACATCTCAATAGAACGCTTTTCCTAAAATGCGCATATTTAGACTATGCATAACATGCATGGGGTGGGAAAACTACCTAAATAATGGCACTAAATGACAGCATGTGTAAAAACGGAGCGATTAAACCCTAAAGCGGGGTTACTATCAAAACACTTATAAGCAGCTCTACTTCTAGTGTATTCTTTGACCGTGCAACATGCAAACATCTACTAAAAACAAAGATATTTGCACTCATATCACGCATGTTGCTCTTTAAGTCTAAAAGATGCATGCAACATCAAATGCCGGATCCTTACCGTGTATTTAGCAAATGCAGTTCCAGAATGATTTCTTTCGAGACGCAATGCAATGAAAAGAGAACAAAAAATAAGGAGCAAAAGGTAAAATCCAACAGTTTACTCCGGTCTCTTGCAGCATAAGTGGAATCAGGGTCCTGATCAAATGGAAAGTGATGGAAAATGTAATCAACGCTGCACACTCGTGCACCTCTTAGATGCTGGACAGACTGATAGCCTGTGTGACAGTGGCAGGATGAATAAGTTCTGTAGCTCCAGAGAGCTGAAGCAGCGCCCACTGACGTATGACTGCGCCGCCAACGTTTCCCGCCATATTATTATCTGCGTATTAAATGCCACCGGCGAGCTCACACATGCGAAATAAAAACACAACGACGTCTTTGAAACTATAATTGGTCTTCATTGACTTAGTAAACATGTTACATCTATTTATGAATTCGATTATTGTGGGACTATTTTTCTCGCGGACGCAAAAATCTTAGCAGAAGCCGGTGGGCGGGGGATTTGACGTCATTGGAGTGACAGCTCACTATTTTTGAAAtggaatgaatttttattttagtaaacagGGATACAACAACATCTTTCCAAGATTTTTCCTATGAATTTCTTTCTTGTTTTGTTGAAATACGAAACAGATAATCAAAAAATGGTTAAAAGAATCccatttgttattttaaatagaaataaaacatTATGTTATTTGGTTTGAAGAAACCAAAGTACTGCACTGACCACCGTCTTGATGTgaacttatatatatatttatagggCTACCCTTGCTTTTTTAATtcctttatatatttattattttctttcatcGTATATTTTGTGTGCTAGAAAGTGTTTCTAGAATTTGTACTGTGACAAAGCATATAAAAGGACAAATACTGACAGCATAAGCTGAAATCATGCTGGTAGAAACCAACAAGTTTATAAGAATGGATTATGTTGTTGCAGCAAAACAATAAAGAAATGTAACCATCATCAACTACTACCTCACCATGTCACAAAATGTAAGTCAACCAGAGAAGTGTTTCTGAAACAGGGGCCTGGGATCCACTAGAGGGCCTCTGTAAACATCCAAAGATGTTGCAGAATGACTTAAGTTATTAGGTTATATTATAAGGATACAATGGAATCCAGTACCGGCATAGACAATGTGTGTCTTTCTAGACAGAAATTTCAAAATTTATGCACTAGATATAGCATATGAGTGAAAtttgttttgaataaatgaaatgaatgaaattcCTGTAAATGAACTCAGTAATGGAAACAACTAACTGCGTTTAACAATTATGAAGTTAAATAATGCAAAGAGTACCAATAAAATGTTTTGGTGGCTTCTACATTCAGATTGATTTATATGGTGCAAAAATTAGTACATAAGTGATAAagtaggattttttttaatgaatgcttTCGGAAACCATTAAGTGACATGATCATTTAGGAGGGAAAATTAATATAAGTTTTAGTTTGGTATAGTGTTTTGTTGTATCCACAGTTGTATATCTGTGAATAGAACTTACAGTATGGCTATTGCATCTAAGTAATTGATCGGACTGCTGAAGGTGCATAGGAACTCAAGACCCCACAACAGGACGGTTTGTATAATACGTTGGTATGTGACGCCCTCTGCTGGCAACTATTATAATGAACACGGTGATCTGGGTGCGAAataaataaagtctttatttaaATAGCGCATTATAATACAGACTGcatcaaagcaactttacagtgtTAAACAGGCAGAGCTGGgtattacttacaaattgtagtctaTTTACTGCTtccaaattgtagttagtaatttAATCCATTAGgctacattacacattttaggtaatataatcagactattGCCTGATTACTTTTAGTTAACTTCTGAACTAActcatttatcacattgatttaaatagcaTAATATTATAccgtatttttttaaaaatacaaagagtaagaaaatattttCCATTTGTTGTAACAACTTGAAGTGAATTAAACATTACATTCTGTCAAAGTTCCTTAACCCTCTATGGTATGTATTATGTTATAaccatgaaatattttttttcaaacaagtttttattacattatacaaatcaaaacagatttttttggaggaaaaaaaaaacaatgtaccaCAATCGAAGATGGACAACAAAGTAGTTTttctattaaattattattttcttttccatTGAAATGCACATTTCTTTTAGAAATTGATGCATCCAATCCTAATTTCCATTAAAatctgccacacacacacacacacacacacacatacagacacatATACGCACAAACACTGATTGTTACAGTCAATGAAGGCTAACTCATCCTCATTGTCATCACATGGAAGAGCCAACTCTGCACTCTTCCTATTGCCCTGAAATATTGCTGTATTCATTTTCTGAaaagaataaatatttttacaactCATACATAAACACAACTATACTTCAATAAACAAATAACTGCAATCATATTATGTTACTatctataaaaacatattttaaaatctcaggggtactttaagtaaatatattaggtgaaagaggTTCAGATTTGTGTAAATCCAGTGATCAAATGCTGTGTGCCCACCTGACAAGTAACtggtctttgtgtgaatgtccaaAACGGCaagactttctgaatgtataCAAGCGGTATTGGCTATTTTAGAAAGGgacatttaaaagataaaaaaagaggaattagagagaatcaataaattataaataattattattaattatgtaaTTAATGAAAAGTAGCTGTAGCTTGATAATGAGTATTGTATAAAGTAATTTAAAATCAATTACAAGTagttaatttttggaatctggtTATGTAATCCTGATTAAATGTAATCAGTCACTGCCCAGCTCtgtaaacatgaaaataatgttttaatgatgCAAACTAAACTCACTTCTCCTGTAAAGCAGCTTTAAAAAGAGGACACCAATACGCATTCAGTTTTTCAGTAAAGTTTAAGTTTAATTTAATAACAGTGTAAAGTTAATCACTTATGGATTTAATTCAATTCATCTATAAAGCAGCTGTGTAGAAAACAGTGATGTTTAGTTCAAGCCCAGTTTACTTCTCATCCAATACTGTCTGTGCAGTCAATAATATAATATTGCCAAATGTTAAGTGTCCCCAAATAAGCAAGCAAAAGGCAACAGTGGCAATGAATccaaaaaccttgggagaaaccaggctcagttggAGGCCAGTTCTGCTCTAGGCCAGACAAACCAACATGGTGTGGTTTAATTCCAGGCTCCAATACAAGTCAGATTGTGGATTGGTGTTATTCAGGATATTCATTCAGTTTCTGCTCCTTGATGATTGAGATATGGTGGGGCTGGCCACAGAGTCTGTGCAGAGGACTTGTATATCATTTTTGAAACTTTAAAATATGTAATGCAAATGTATTCATTAGAGCATCCCATTTcaaataccctgctgaaaaaaacagcatatgctggttaggtatgttttggtgctgggatgctggttttagctggtttatgatggtcctttgctggtttatgctggtctttagctggttaatgctggtcctttgctggtttatgctggtcatgttgctggtcaaggaccagcataaaccagcaaaggaccagcataaaccagctaaaaccagcatccaagcaccaaaacatacctaaccagcatgggcgacattaggggggggcaagggggggcagttgccccccctgtggttagtcatggaatcctcgacagccccgctgcaactgctttagccaagcttaggctcggttgtacttgggaactagacggtgctatataaccctcaaacgaaagcaaagcaattgaagatctggcaaactatccaacgtgtttttgcagcgttgagcaatgtagccaatcacagacatatctgttgtttccgaacaattagaaacacttgtcagaattcactcactgctgaaagcgcctgatcggtttttattaagtgccgttttgtgcgctcgtgaatcatcttatgagtgtagacgcgatctaaataaaatattaattgtgtagtttagagagctttattaattataacggaattttgtgagatctctatgaacttttagtgataataaggggagcgtactttgcactttccaggctataatccatttagaatttgtatgaaactttcgtttttcggcacatgcaagctgatatgttttgggagtgacatttgcatatttacgctgggtttattctcgaaataacagtgaagcaatagacgggataaaaatatattttccccttctcccaaaacaacttactgtttcagctataaaatagttcagttttgtatgtaatggcaaaatgtttatatttagtttcgttttttatttagctaatttagaaaaacgcttggagcattttttattcgttaaatatatatatatatgtttgccttctcaaatcatcacgacttgcctaaaatgaaatctatagatataaaacagttcaagtataaaacaatggtagtttaaacgttacagataaatgtgcgctatagtggaaagtggaagctaaagcttgcaggacatcgaggcaccagcgcgatcacttgcatttttttcattggaagcaatttaaaattatccgtcatttttgctcacaaagtacgagtaatacatcgaaaaaacattacagcatttttataaaataaagaaaacaaaaattatgtgctttctgccgtctggttcttgaacaggagtgcttaacaaaatgaagcgaaatgcatgcctcacagacataataaatacatttatagaaagctttaaattattacttaacgaaataaaacaaatcaaaagcacaaactctttcatgtaatccgtaaagatgaatttctctctaaaggcgcgtccaaaaaggagattgcgagtcaggatctttgcgacactgactcagaatacacaaattaattaataaataattcatttatgtccttactctttcctcgacacattcattgttatttatttttgccggtgcttggggcgagttttagcctattgtgtgcgcttgaactcggaattcagctgcgctaaagcacactaaacggtgtctgagtcggtctcaaaagtgaaagcgaaagtgaagtttcgtgttgtttccaccagcgcggcattttttttcttcaccataattgatggatgtctaaattatgaaaataaggagaagcctaaaacaggcccgatgccggcccgggtctgaactatgacgtgaaaattggcccgaagccgtagccctggggtgtaaaaaaaagtcagggcccatcggcccgggctgaagtgcagcgctttaattgactgctttgatgtgctgcaatacggtagggcactgttttaatgcttacatctgatttttttttcttgccccccggactcaagagtcaaatgtcgcccatgctaaccagcatatgctgttatTTTCAGCAGGGTAATCAGCCTATAAGACCTACTCTGACTTTTGCTAATGAACACAAATTGCTGACAGCTAAAAGAAACTTTTAGTAATATCAATGATTTCCTAAAACGGCACATGCTAATTACTTAAAATGCCCCTGTGGGCACTGTGTTACTGTACACTGCATTAATTCACTACTATGGTCTAATCTTTCTCAGTGTAAACATTTTACTGACACCCTTACTGTTGGAACTCATTGGCTGTGTTTGTTTACCCTGAAGATGGCAGGTTGATTTATAGCAGTCTGTGAGTTGCCCCGGACTGCACATAACATCCAGTGGAGGGCAgcaaagattaaaaataatatacacgTAACTTTCCATTTTAACTTAATAAACCATTTCCGCTGACATTAATTTCTAATAGCACTGTTCTAAGACtaagacaaagaaagaaaaaaaacgttCCATAAGAAACAATAAATCAATCCTCATCTTTCTTCGTACCGCCCAATTAGACTGACGCGAACAGCTGGAGAAGGGACATGGGAGAAGGGGTTGGTGTTGTGACGCCCCACGTGTGTTCTGAACGAGAATAAATAACACGCGCGAGCACACAGCCGACAGCCCTTCAGCCTGTTAGACACCAAAATGCTGAATTTCAGCGGTTTCCTACATCAGCACTTCAGGGCAGTGAGATTTAATTCGCGGGTGAATGACATAATGATATAATGCGAAATATTTGGATGACCTTCTCATCGGAAGCGCTGGGAATGGCAATGTCTCCAGTTTTTCCAGTTTTACCTCAGGCAGCTGGAATCCGCAAACCATAAAGCAACTCTTCAGTGCAGCCCGACACGGACGAATGCCTTAAATATTATTGTCATCATTCGTCATGATGGACTGTCTATCACGCACTGCGTACTGGCCTCTTATTCGCTTTCTGCTGCCGCTAGCCATTACTAATATAGCCATCGACTTCGGAGAACAGGTGAGATATGATACCTTTGAACCTGTACACTCTGCTATTTTGACATGCAGCCGATTTGTACGACACGAACATCAGTGACATGTTTGTAAATATACAAGTTAGGCTTGTTTAGATGCATGAATGTCAGATTGAATCCAGTAATGCTGGATTCATCTCTAGGGTTGCGTGGAGTAGTGGTGAGCTAGTATTCTAAAGGTTTTAGGTTCAAATCTTACTAGGGTTTGTTTGTCCTTCATAATTTACCTGAAAACCTTAATAGAAGGTTAAAAGGTAAGTTACATTGTGACAATGTAGAATTTCTCAAAATGCAATGGCTTTCAAGTCCATTGGTCTTTTTGCAGATTTTGAGGTATGTGtctgcattgaaaaaaaaatacctttaaaaatatgcacttGTTTAAAATTGTGACAGCTAGCCCTGGCTTCACATACGTTTAGGTATCTAAAGTATTTCCCAAAATATAACAAGTTGTCCAGATGCCTTTTGTCAGCACCACTGCAAATAAAACTGTATTCTATCTTTGGCACTTACTGCATGGATAACCATTTGCTTTTGATTATTGATAGAATTTTCCTGAATGCAATGGCTTTTAAATCAGTTCTCAAGGATGTCATCTCTGTGTATATCAGTATTCCCCTTGCATAACAAGCTACCAAGACTTAAGACTCTCTTAAAGTACAACAAAAGCTAAATTACAGGTTACGATCTAGTTATTGAGTCAGAGGAAACTTCAAAATACATCTGCGTAGAATAAAAACCAGTTCCGTTAGATTTCCTAAGTGAAATATGGGGTCAAGACCTACCTTTATCTTTATCATTCATTCCAAAGAAAAAATGAGGTAGCAACAAAACAGTGCATGAATATTATACTTGCAATGATATACGATGTATG
It encodes the following:
- the myca gene encoding transcriptional regulator Myc-A is translated as MPVSASLAYKNYDYDYDSIQPYFYFDNDDEDFYHHQQGQTQPPAPSEDIWKKFELLPTPPLSPSRRQSLSTAEQLEMVSEFLGDDVVNQSFICDADYSQSFIKSIIIQDCMWSGFSAAAKLEKVVSERLATLHAARKELISDSSSNRLNASYLQDLSTSASECIDPSVVFPYPLTESSKSSKVAPSEPMLVLDTPPNSSSSSGSDSEDEEEEEEEEEEEEEEEEEEEEEEIDVVTVEKRQKRNEAEVSESRYPSPLVLKRCHVSTHQHNYAAHPSTRHDQPAVKRLRLEASSSNNSSSSNRHGKQRKCTSPRTSDSEDNDKRRTHNVLERQRRNELKLSFFALRDEIPEVANNEKAAKVVILKKATECIHSMQLDEQRLLSIKEQLRRKSELLKHRLQQLRSSH